Proteins from a single region of Punica granatum isolate Tunisia-2019 chromosome 8, ASM765513v2, whole genome shotgun sequence:
- the LOC116189059 gene encoding WRKY transcription factor 55 has protein sequence MDNGIVPLLRQGCQLARELESNLPNWGDRLDLVTDSCQQIVSAFNGVLVRIGNASDHQRQMQENVTSFTQATMMLLQQQQQQLPQQYYNPGAADNSGGARSMAETPVSGSSGAEAGVPAAGGQFGAREGSDPAGGRASPSSSAQRPRRRQDDPSRRTVTVEAPRFGNTEIPPEDGFTWKKYGQKEILGSLYPRSYYRCTHQKLYHCPAKKQVQRLDSDPHTFQVTYRGNHTCHMSLTAPSISPPQPSTLGMVISQPLPLPQPSLGQPSGTHSQWLSMDFSLGSGAGPSSAPAAPREDQYPLVAVMADVMFNSSGSSSNSMDTIFSSIDHRDDHDQRRQSWEAGDKKD, from the exons ATGGACAACGGGATTGTTCCTTTACTCCGCCAGGGCTGCCAGTTGGCCCGGGAGCTTGAGTCCAACCTTCCCAACTGGGGTGACAGGCTCGACTTGGTCACCGACTCCTGTCAACAGATCGTGAGTGCCTTCAACGGTGTTCTGGTGCGGATCGGTAATGCGTCTGATCATCAACGTCAGATGCAGGAGAACGTCACAAGCTTCACCCAAGCAACCATGATGCTGCTTCAGCAACAGCAACAACAGCTGCCACAGCAGTACTACAACCCGGGTGCCGCTGACAACAGTGGCGGAGCCCGGTCGATGGCAGAAACTCCCGTGTCTGGCAGCAGTGGTGCTGAGGCTGGTGTTCCTGCTGCGGGCGGACAGTTTGGGGCCAGGGAGGGTTCTGATCCGGCAGGAGGCAGAgcttctccttcctcctctGCACAAAGGCCCCGGAGAAG GCAGGATGATCCTAGCAGGAGAACAGTAACTGTGGAGGCACCACGATTCGGGAATACGGAGATTCCACCGGAAGATGGATTCACCTGGAAAAAGTACGGTCAGAAAGAAATCCTCGGTTCCTTATATCCAAG GAGTTACTACAGGTGTACCCATCAGAAGCTCTACCACTGCCCCGCGAAGAAGCAGGTCCAGCGACTTGACTCCGACCCCCACACTTTCCAAGTGACCTACCGCGGGAACCACACCTGCCACATGTCCTTGACCGCTCCCTCGATCTCACCACCACAACCATCAACACTCGGTATGGTCATCAGCCAACCGCTGCCATTGCCTCAACCCTCCCTGGGGCAGCCCTCGGGTACGCACAGCCAATGGCTCTCGATGGACTTCAGTCTAGGCAGCGGTGCAGGCCCGTCTTCGGCCCCTGCCGCCCCCAGAGAGGACCAGTATCCGCTGGTGGCGGTCATGGCAGATGTGATGTTCAACTCCAGCGGCAGCAGCTCGAATAGCATGGATACGATCTTCTCCTCGATTGACCACAGAGATGATCATGATCAACGCCGTCAAAGTTGGGAGGCTGGGGACAAGAAGGACTAA